In one Babylonia areolata isolate BAREFJ2019XMU chromosome 12, ASM4173473v1, whole genome shotgun sequence genomic region, the following are encoded:
- the LOC143288066 gene encoding Golgi SNAP receptor complex member 1-like — protein sequence MAEMGSSWEDLRKQARQLENEIDLKLVSFSKLGTSYCGEREGDRAPLLNHTSSEHMFDTMAMEVEQLLTKLTQVNDRMVEYTQTIAHTSPTAALLHTLQRHRAILQDYTQEYKKTHANIAAIREREDLLGSVRREINTYKNSTGLNRRTELYLKENDHIRNSERLVDEQISIAIATKENLASQNRVLHSITQRVNSLANRFPVINSLVQRIHLRKRRDTLVLGGVIAVCLILLLLYAFH from the exons ATGGCTGAAATGGGAAGTTCGTGGgaag ATTTGCGAAAACAAGCTCGGCAGCTTGAAAATGAAATTGATCTTAAACTGGTGTCCTTCAGTAAACTGGGGACCAGTTACTgtggagaaagagaaggtgaCAG AGCTCCATTGTTGAACCACACTAGCAGTGAACACATGTTTGACACCATGGCCATGGAAGTGGAGCAGCTGTTGACCAAG CTGACCCAAGTGAACGACCGCATGGTGGAGTACACACAGACCATTGCACACACTTCGCCCACAGCTGCGCTGCTGCACACTTTGCAGCGGCACCGCGCCATTCTGCAGGACTACACGCAAGAGTACAAGAAAACACACGCCAACATCGCAGCCATCAGGGAGCGGGAGGATCTGCTGGGGTCTGTCCGCAGAGAAATCAA TACTTACAAGAATTCCACAGGGTTGAACCGACGCACCGAGTTATATCTGAAGGAAAATGACCACATAAGAAA CTCAGAACGCTTGGTGGATGAGCAGATCAG CATTGCCATTGCCACCAAGGAAAACCTGGCCAGTCAAAACAGGGTTCTGCATTCCATCACACAGCGGGTCAATTCTTTGGCCA ATCGCTTCCCTGTGATCAACAGTCTGGTGCAGAGGATACACCTGCGGAAACGTCGAGACACGCTGGTCCTTGGTGGCGTCATAGCCGTCtgtctgatcctcctcctcctctatgcaTTCCATTAG